From the genome of Vigna radiata var. radiata cultivar VC1973A unplaced genomic scaffold, Vradiata_ver6 scaffold_415, whole genome shotgun sequence:
GGATACAGCCTCTCCCCAAAATTTACGTGGCAAATTCTTCTCCTTTAAGAGACATTTGGCCATGTTTACAATAATACGGTTTCTCCTCTCTACCAAACCATTATGTTGCGGTGTGTAGGGTGTTGTGACTTCGTGCACTATTCCACATGCCTGATAGTGATTCTTAAAGTCTCCAAAAGTATATTCTCCCCCTCTATCCATTCGTAGGATCTTCAGTTTCTTCCCACTTTCCCTTTCAGCATAGGCCTTGAATTTTATGAAGGTATAAAGTGCATCACTCTTCATCTTGATCACATAAATCCATAGCATCCTGCTGAATTCATCGACAAATGTTATGAAGTACCTATTTCCAGCCAAAGAAGGTACCTAAAATGGTCCACAAATGTAAGAATGCACCACCTCCAAGCAGTCTTTGGCTCTCATTCTAATAAGAGACTTGAGTGGCTTCCTTGTTTGCTTTCTAGCCAAGCACGAATCATAAACACTTTCTGGAATAGTGGTTTTAAGCATTCCAAATACCATCTCCTTCTCACCAAGATGCTTCAGGTATTTGAAATTCAAGTGGCCAAACCTGAGGTGCCAAATCCAACTTTCATCTTCCTTCACAATAGTCATGCATTCCAAGTTTTATATTGCATCCATGTTAACTTGGAATGTTCTATTTCTAGAAATCTTGCACCTCAAGATCAAATCTTTGTTGCCATCATACAATTCCATCATGTCACGGTTTGACATCACAATCGTGAAACCTTTCTCCACCAACTAGCCAAACACTCAGCAAGTTACATTTCCTTTATGGAACAAGCAGCACATTGGTGATTCTGGCTTCTGAACCATATTTCCTCCTGATAATCACATCTTCAATTCCTTCTACCTTCAAGATACTATCATCTGCAACCTTCACCTTACTCTTCTTGGACTCATCAAGATTGACCAGCCATTCTTTGTGATAGGTCATGTGATTCGAGCATCCCGAATCTAAATACCACATCTTGTTTTGAGACTCAGAATTAGTTGCAGACATGGTTACCATTAAGGTGATGGGTCTGGAGTCTGAGTCTTCTTGAGCTAGATAAGCCTCCTTGATCTGGTGCTTCTTCTGCTTCCCTTTATTGGCATAACACTCATACGCATAGTGTCCAAATTTGTGGAAATTGTAACACTCTATGCTCTTCTTATCTTTCTTCTTCTGATACTTCTCCAGACTACCCTTTTCCTCCACTGCATCTGATTCATTATTTTGACCATTGATTGATCTATTGGGCTTCTAATTCCCCTTCTCACCTTTCCATTTCTTCTGCTATTTCTTTGCATCATTCTTGCCATGATGAACCTTCAGTGCTTGTTCATCAATCTTAATAGGATTTCTGTCAAACATCCTCATCTCATGCGCTTCCAGGGAGCTTtgcaattcttttattttcattttttccagCTCTCTTGACTCTTTTATCGCCACGACTATGTAATCAAATTTCTGAGGTAAAGACCTCATGATCTTTTCAATCACCATTAGATCCGTGACGATTTCTCCACACCCCTTCATTTGATTGGTAATGGCAACCACCTTATCAAAATACTCTCTGACTTTGTCACCCTTCAACATCTGCATCAACTCATACTGTCTTCTTAATGTTTGTAACTTGACcttcttgatttttttctccTTCAGTATGGTATCTCACAAGAATGCTTCACGTTTCTCTCTTCATCTTTGCATGTTGGATCTTTTCGAAGTGCGCATCATCCACACATTGGTGGATTAGAAACAACGCTTTATTATCCTTCTTTCTTTCCCCAACCTTTCTTTCATCTACAACACCCATTGGCAGTTCTTGAAACTCCCCTTCGACCCCCTCATTCACGTCTTGGTATCTGAATAATACCCTCATCTGAGTACTCCATCTACTCTAATTTTTCTTCGTGAGAATTGGTAGATTAGCTTATGAGATGTCATTGCTAGCCATCCTAAACACCCACAATCTTCTACCAAGAAACATAGTCTTGATCCTTTTCACGCTTtaaatcgaaatatttaactctagaaactttttatgaattgttgaggaagtattgagactatacttgtgtagattaccttcacaaaaatatttattattgagatgttaacttttataggttactcattcatattatttaggttaaatgatttctttactactatataaataaaaatgtgtcatatgttaggttgtaattttttttatttttctaataaaaaaattaatttgtacaaatttctttgtaaagatttatatacaaataaaattttgtttgaacttggagagaaacaaaattgtttagttttttaaaaaaataggactaaattaagacaaaataagaatacagggaccaaattgagacaagttaaaaatatagggactaaattgagacaaatctaatgacacgtggtATAGTGGCACGTGGCactatcagtgccacctcacattgtcattgccacgtggctcaatgtcaacttgacacgtggcaatttttttttaaataaataaaaaaattaaaaataaaaataaaaataattaaaaatatatttaaaaatttcaaaaaattcacgagctgacacgtgtcaccctttctaacggtgttagtacggaactaacgacagtgacctaattgcttcaatttttcaaaagtagggacccaattgagaaaaagaaaaaatgagggacctaattgaaaaaaatcaccgaaaatagggactatgagaatgattaaacctataattTAAGGATTTTTAAACTTGAGTTTAGTATAAATGTGTGAGAATCCAGTAAATTCGATtagtaaatttataaaaatttacttttttataaaaacaaaatataagttcatataaatatttttcatataaatatattatttgaaatacataagtattataaaaatattatttataaaaatattataaaatataaataaaaatatcacagTGTTTATGACTATTTTTCTAATCCTTTAATAATGAAATCATCATTTAAGAAATTCAATTagttttcactaaaaaaattgGCAGGAATTAGGatttaaaaaaaggttaaatagattcattggtcccaatttttgctggttttcttcaattaggttcccgttttttaaaaatgatcaatttagtcccttaaattaaaaactttaaccaatcaaggacattccgtTAACTTTGGTTAATGGCGTTAAAAATGATCTATGCTGGCAACAGTAGCTGTAATGCTACATAGAGGTGGCACTGAAACACtgcatgaagtggttattattttttttattaaggactaaaattaaaaaagcatGTGGGTTGAGTTTAAGTAAGGGTAAAATGGGGAAAGTACGTtaagtttaagtttaaaaaaacatGTGCGTTAAGTTTAAGTTTAAGTAAAAGAAGCACGTGGTTTCATTGAAGGTAAAGGTAAAGGAATTAGGGAAATTGGGAAAAGGGTGCTGAGCTGAAACTGAAGCTGATAAAGGGTGGTGGGTCTTCTTCGAAGGGTGTTGGTCCATAACATTTTTGCGAAATCAAGGTTGGGTCTGGTGGGGATCAAGTTTATTGTCGTTTTTCTTCGAAGAGGATGTCAAAGGAGTACTCTTGTTGTTCGTCGACATGCAGAAGGAACAAAACCCCTATTTGCCATTGTGGACAGAGATCTGTGATGAGAACTGCGAACACTATGAAGAATCGAGGCAAGCATTTTTGGGGATGCTCCAAGTATAAGGTATGTTGTATTCAACCTATACGTTCCATTTATGGTATTGTTTCTGAGATTAGGGCAACTTCTTCAAATGTGTTTGCAGAAAGGTGTTGAAGATGCTGGttgcaacttcttcaaatggtgCACAGATGTTGGAACTGAGGACAGTGGTCGTTACATGAAGAACGAAGGGAAGAAAGAAACTTTGGTCATCAGTGAAGAATTGGAGAGTACTAGGAAAATGATAGTTAAGATACATAAA
Proteins encoded in this window:
- the LOC106755474 gene encoding uncharacterized protein LOC106755474; the protein is MQMLKGDKVREYFDKVVAITNQMKGCGEIVTDLMVIEKIMRSLPQKFDYIVVAIKESRELEKMKIKELQSSLEAHEMRMFDRNPIKIDEQALKVHHDAVEEKGSLEKYQKKKDKKSIECYNFHKFGHYAYECYANKGKQKKHQIKEAYLAQEDSDSRPITLMVTMSATNSESQNKMWYLDSGCSNHMTYHKEWLVNLDESKKSKVKVADDSILKVEGIEDVIIRRKYGSEARITNVLLVP
- the LOC111241251 gene encoding uncharacterized protein LOC111241251, which produces MSKEYSCCSSTCRRNKTPICHCGQRSVMRTANTMKNRGKHFWGCSKYKKGVEDAGCNFFKWCTDVGTEDSGRYMKNEGKKETLVISEELESTRKMIVKIHKSVLFLENCMKGLVCFLCVIEIILVSMLVRMG